The bacterium sequence TTACTTAACACAGTACTAGCATAAAGGTTAAAATAGTGTATAGGGTTCTGCAAAATAGGATTTGGGGGAGACAACAAATAAATATCAAATATAAATATCAAAATGCAAAATTACAAATCAAATTTCAAAAAGGACTTCAAGTATTTTAACGCTGAAAGGAAAGAGATAATTTTACTGAACTTTGGCAAAGATAGTTTATAGTTGATAGTAGATAGTTGAAGAACTATAGACTATAAACTATAAACCATAAACTATAAACTATAAACGAGTTTTGCATTTTGCTCTTTGGAGGAAATCCCTTTTGGACACCAAATCTGCATAGATTTCACTATTAGAGTTATTTTGAGACACCACCTCATTCTTCTGCAATTTCTGCCCGTTTTAGTCTGAAGTCTGATGTCTATAGTCTATTGTCTGAATCACAGTTGGAAATTGGCAAGGTTCAAATCAGTTCTTTATTCCATAATCCATTTTTCCGGTTACAACTCCAATAACCATAAGGATTAAAGTTAATAAACTCCCAAATAATCCTGTTTTAAAACTTAGCGGAAAATACACAAATTCAACCTGATGATTACCTTTTGGGAATTTGATAGCCCGAAAGATGTAATTCGCCCGATAAATTTCAGTTTTTTGCCCATCTACATACGCCTTCCAACCAGGATAATATGTCTCACTCATGAATAAAAAGCAATCAACAGACGATGAGGCGTTAAGAATAATTTTATTCGGTTGATAATTTATTATCTCAACTCGGGATTGGAGATTGGAGATTGGAGATTGAGGATTGGAGATTGGGGATTCTAAAATTACTTCTTTTGTCGGGTCGAACGACGCTGAAATCACCGCCTTAAAAGCCTCCTTCCGATTCTTCACTACTCTAACTTTAGCCACTAAATATGCCCGCGGTAAAACCCCTTTATTTTCATATATTCTGACTATTCTATCTTTATCTTTAATCACACAAACCAGATTTAGTCCTTTAATAATATCTTCTGAAATAATATATTTAACATTTATCATTGAAATGAGTTTCCAGGTATTTGGTAATGGCACATTTTTAAGGAAATATATAAACCTGTCATAATCAACAATCGGGATTGCCTCATAACCGTATGCATCAAAAAGGAAATAATACATACCCATATTAGGTGCTAAAACAGATTGCATCTTTTCGGATGCCTCAAGAAAAGATTTAGCCGTAACTTCCCGATACCTTTTCTCGGTCTTCGGTTCTAATAAAAATCTATAAAATCCATCTTTACTTTTGATAACCTTAACTGTCTCAGGAACATAGTTATAAATATTCTGGTTAATAACCGGGTTAAGCGGCCATCCAAAAATCATTAATTCAAAACTCACCAGACTAATGACCACCGCAGAAAATAGCCATAATTTCATTCTGTTACCAACATAAATTAAAAAACAAAAGATACACAGAAGAAAAATACCCAGGCACGGGCTGTGGAAATAACCGAATAGTTCATTGACTTCTTTAAATAAGAAAAAGCCTCCCTTAATCCAGCAAAGGATACAAACAACCATCAGGCTAATGGCAGGTAAAACCAAAAGAGAGCGTTTTTTTTGTTCTAAATTTCCTAATAGATATTGAAATCCAAATCCAGCTAAAATACTGATTGAGAAATTTATGATACAGAAAGATTTTATGGGGTAACGCATCATATTAAAAAGTGGTATGTGCTTATAGAAAAACTTATATAAGTTTCCACCATAAGATACCGTGATAAAACTTATGAGTATTATTATCCAGAAGATAACGAGTTTCCTTTGTTGTCTAAAAAATATGGCAATTAATGAGAACAAAAGGGGTAAAATCCCCAAATGTAGGCTTTTAAAGAATTGTTGGTGCAAAAGAGTATTTGCCTCGTTAAAAAAAGGGACGATTAGATTTAAAAATTCATATTGAGAAAAAGCCCATTTAGTTGCTTCATTAAGACCAACTCCTTTTCCCCGCGTAGATAAAAGAGTTAACTCAAAAAAGGGTAAGGTTTGAAACAGGGTTAAGCCAAGAGCAATGAGCACCACAAGAAAATATCTCCGCATTGCCTTAAATGAAAAATACCAGAGTGTCCAAAGAAATAAGGTAATTAAGCTCAGATAAAAGACCACCGGGTCTCCACCAAGGAGTTGAATCCCGAGTGCAGTTCCACTCAACAGGGTGAAAATAAGCCCATTTGATTTTATAGCGATTGAATAAAGAAAAAAGATTATTGGAATCCAGGTCACAGAGGTTAAGGTATTAGTCAGGTCAATGCAAGATAGCATATACCCACTAAAGATATAGGTGAGACTGCTGATTAATGCAGAGGATATGCACAAATTCCAGTGTCGCATCAGGAAATAAACAAATACACCAGCTAAAAAGTAATGGATAACAATAAATAATTTAAGCGAAAGCATAAAAGGGAAGAGATAAAAAATAATTGAGATGGGATAAAAGATAGCCAGTTGAATTAAGGCAAAAAAAGGCATTCCACAATAAACATAAGGATTCCAGAATGGGAGGATGCCTTGTTTAAGACATAAAACGCCGTAGTGATAAAGTGGATAAAAATATCGGCTAAAATCACGATAAACAAAGGTTAAGTCCGTGAATAGAACATAGCCAAAGAAAAAAATGATTAATAATCCGATAATTAATATTGCTAAAATATCCTTTTTATTCAATTTTAGTTCCATTTGTTTAGAGTAGAGGTCAGAAGACAGAGGACGGATGTTAAGGTAATATATAACTATTCAGCCACAGATGAATACGGATGAAACACTGAAAATTCGTGAATCGTGTCCGGTATCCGTGTCCGTAATTAGGCTCAAGGGTTTTTCTCCTGTTGTCCTCTGCCCTCTGCCTTCTGCCCTCTGCCTTCTGCCCTCTGCCCTCTGTATTTATCCGTGCTAATCCGTATCAATCAGTGGCTGAATAGTTACCTGATTTAATTCATCCCGATGTTGGTAAATCTGGCAAATAACCTCACAAATCTTATTTAACTCCTCTGGTTGCAATTCGTCATAAATAGGCAGACAGAGAATATTATTTGATATTTTCAGGGTATTGTCAAGGTCTTCTTTATATTTAGGGTAGAAATGGCGATATGCCTTCTGGATGTGGACAGGTGGATAAAAGTATTTTCGGG is a genomic window containing:
- a CDS encoding YfhO family protein, with amino-acid sequence MELKLNKKDILAILIIGLLIIFFFGYVLFTDLTFVYRDFSRYFYPLYHYGVLCLKQGILPFWNPYVYCGMPFFALIQLAIFYPISIIFYLFPFMLSLKLFIVIHYFLAGVFVYFLMRHWNLCISSALISSLTYIFSGYMLSCIDLTNTLTSVTWIPIIFFLYSIAIKSNGLIFTLLSGTALGIQLLGGDPVVFYLSLITLFLWTLWYFSFKAMRRYFLVVLIALGLTLFQTLPFFELTLLSTRGKGVGLNEATKWAFSQYEFLNLIVPFFNEANTLLHQQFFKSLHLGILPLLFSLIAIFFRQQRKLVIFWIIILISFITVSYGGNLYKFFYKHIPLFNMMRYPIKSFCIINFSISILAGFGFQYLLGNLEQKKRSLLVLPAISLMVVCILCWIKGGFFLFKEVNELFGYFHSPCLGIFLLCIFCFLIYVGNRMKLWLFSAVVISLVSFELMIFGWPLNPVINQNIYNYVPETVKVIKSKDGFYRFLLEPKTEKRYREVTAKSFLEASEKMQSVLAPNMGMYYFLFDAYGYEAIPIVDYDRFIYFLKNVPLPNTWKLISMINVKYIISEDIIKGLNLVCVIKDKDRIVRIYENKGVLPRAYLVAKVRVVKNRKEAFKAVISASFDPTKEVILESPISNPQSPISNLQSRVEIINYQPNKIILNASSSVDCFLFMSETYYPGWKAYVDGQKTEIYRANYIFRAIKFPKGNHQVEFVYFPLSFKTGLFGSLLTLILMVIGVVTGKMDYGIKN